CAGCCGGGCGATGGCGGCGTGGCGGATGGTCCAGACGTTCACCTCGATGCCGGCGTCGTGGGCGCGCTCGACCAGCCGCGAGAGGAGACAGAGCCGGTAGTGGGGGTGGACGTACGAACAGCCGAGGTCCCGGGCGGTCGCGACGGGCCGGTCGCGGAACCGGTCGGTGAGGAACGCGGTCGGCACGGCAGCATCGGCCTCGCGCATCTCGCGGAGTGCCTGCTGGTCGAACGAGGAGACCATCGCCTCGCCCTCGTGGTCGGCGAGCAGGGCCGCCACGTCGGCCGCCACACCCGTCTCCTTGAGTTCGACGTTGACGGCGACCTCGGGTGGAATCGCGTCGAGCACCTGCGCCAGCGACGGGACGCCCGCGCCGGAGTCGAGCACGTCCAGCGCCTGCAGGCCGTCGAAGGTGTGGGCCCCGACCGGGCCGGACCCGTCGGTCACGCGGTCGACCGTCTCGTCGTGGTGGACGACGACCTCGCCGGAGGCGCACCGGCGCACGTCCACCTCGACGACGTCCGCCCCGGCGGCGACGGCGTGTTCGACGGCCGGAACGGTGTTCTCGGGGGCTTCGTCGGCGAAGCCGCGGTGGGCGATCAGTCGCACGGGTGAGACCTCGGCGGCGAGTGGTTTACGCGTTTCTCCTGGGAGCGAGCGACCGCCGCGACCCGAGGTGTCGATGGCTGCCGCCGGCGGCTGGTGCCACCCGCTAGCAATGGTCTTGTAGGTTCCACGCCAACCCTACCGCATGGAGACCGTCCGGGTCTGTCTCGCTGACGGGTCCGGGAAGGACTGGCCGAGGCACGTCTCGGCCGGCCTCGCGGACCACGGTCACTACGACGTGGTCGTGACGACGACACTGTCGGAGACGCTGTCGGCACTCGACGAGCAGGTGCACTGCCTCGTCGTCGGGACGACCCTCGACGGCGACGACGGCGTCGACCTGCTGGACGCGGTCGCCGACACGTCGGACACCACGTCGGCCGGCACGGTGTGCCTCTTCCTGGCCGACGACGACGCGGTCGCCCGCGAGGCACTGGTCCGGGACGTCAGCGAGGTACTCGCCGCGAGGACCGTCACGGACGACCCCGACGTGCTGGTGAAGCGAGTTGTCCGCCACACCACACCCGCCGAGGCGCGCCCGGCGGGCCCGGGCGACACCCACAGGGCCGCAAAACCCACCGCAGCCGGCGAGCCGACGCTGGACCCGGTCGGCACGGCCGCGACGGCACTGGTCGACGCGCGGACCGCGATGGCCGCCCTCGAGGGCACGACCGGGGCGCTCGTCGAGTCTGACCTGTGCGACGGTGCCTGGGCCGTCCTCGCCGACGAGAGCGCGAGCGCGGCGGCGGGCACGGTCACGGCGCCGCCGGAGAACACCACCGAGCGCCTCGCGGCGGCGTCAGCCGAGGCCGGGTCGTCGGCCCGCGGGACCGGCACGGAATCGAGTTCGGGCGAGGTCCTCGTCGCGCTCACCCACGACGGCGACCTGTATGGGCTCCTCGGGCTCTGCGGGGTCCGGACCGCGGTCGACCGGCTCGACGCACTCGGCCGGGTCGTCGGCCACGCGCTGGCACGGATTCACCGCGAGACCGACCTGCGGCGGTCCGCACGCCACCTCCGGGCGGTCGTCGATTCGATGCCACAGCTCGTGACCATCAAGGACGCCGCGGGCCTGCACGTGTTCGTCAACGAGGCCGTCGAGGCCGCCGACGGCCCCGGGCGCGAGGAGATCCTCGGCAACCACCTCACCGATATCGTCGACAGCGAGGCCGCAGAGACGGCCTGGGCGAACGACCAGGCGGTCATGGCGTCCGGCGAACCCGTCACCGACGAGGTCACGGTCGCGGTCGACGGGGTGCCCCGGCTGTACGAGGTGACACACGCACCGCTGTTCGACGAGACGGGCGCGGTCGAGGGCGTCATCAACGTCGCCATGGACGTGACCGACGACCGCCGCCACGTCGAGCACCTCTCGGCGCTCTACCACGGGACCGAGCGCCTGCTGCTCGAGGAGACGCCGGGGGACGTGGCCGAGCTGGCGGTCGAGCTGTTCGCGGACGTGCTCGACTACCGGCTGACGTGCGTCTACACCTTCGACCCGGAGCGCGACGAACTCGCGCCACAGGCGTGGTCAGAGGAGCTGGCAGCCGTCGCCGGCGACCCCGGAGCCATCCCGCGCGACGGGGGCGCGGCGTGGGAGTCGTTCGTCAGCGACGAGGCCCGGACCGAGGTGACCGAGATAACCGCCGACGGCGACCGGGTCCCCTGGGGCGACTTCGTCCTCCCACTCGGCCGGCACGGCGTGGTGGTCGTCGGGACCACCGACGAGACGCTCGCGCCGGGGGACGAGGCACTCGCGAAGGTCCTCGCGGGGTCCATCGAGGCGGTGTTGAACCGGCTCGACCGCCTGCAGGCGCTCCGGGACCGCGAGACGGAACTCGCCCGCCAGAACGAGCGCCTCGACGAGTTCGCGTCGGTCGTCAGCCACGACCTCCGGAACCCCCTCTCGGTCGCCCGGACGTACCTCTCGCTCGCCGAGAGCGACGACGGGGACGCCGACTTCACGCCGGAGATCCGGGAGGCGCTCGACCGCATGGACGACCTCGTGACCGACGTGCTCGCGCTCGCCAGGCAGGGGCGGGTGCTCGGCGAGACCGAGCCGGTCGACCTCGCGGCCACGGCCACCGTCTCCTGGCGGGTCGTCGACACCGGCGACGCCACGCTCGAACTGGCCGACGACCTCGGGACGGTCGACGCCGACGCGGTCCGGTTGCACCAGCTCTTCGAGAACCTGTTCCGGAACAGTGTGGAGCACGGTTCCCATCCCGAGAACGACCAGCCCACCCTACTCACCGTCCGTATCGGTCGCCTCGACGCCCCCGACAGCGGGTTCTTCGTGGAGGACGACGGGATCGGCATCCCGCCCGACCGGCGCGAGGCGGTGTTCCAGCGGGGTGTCACGGGCTCGGCAGACGGGACCGGGTTCGGGCTCGCCATCGTCGCGGCCGTGGCGGAGGCCCACGGCTGGGAGGTCCTCCTCCTCGAGAGCGAGCAGGGAGGCGCGCGATTCGAGTTCCGGACGTGACTCGGTGGGCGCGAGAGCCGGACAGGCCTGGATTTCGAGGGCCCATCACTCTTAAACAGCCCCACCCATCCGTCTGAATCCTTAGGTGACTGCCCTGTGAGCTAGTGGCATATGCAGATAACCGGCGTCACCCAGCACCACCTGAGCCACCCGCTCGACGGGTCGTTCGAGCCGACGTGGATTCCGGGCTATCCACAGTCGAGCCACGAGGTGGAACTGTTCGAGGTCGAGACGGACGAGGGCATCACGGGCATCACGGCCAGCCCCAGTTTCGCGGGCGGGCTGACGTACGAGACACCCCTGTCGCTCTTTCTCACCGGTGAGGACCCCCACGACGTGGACGCGATCCGCCGCAAGCTCCAGAGCATCGACCTCATCGGCCCCCGGCCGTGGCACATCGAACTCGCGCTCTGGGACATCGTCGGGAAGGCCGCCGACAAGCCGGTCTACGAGATACTCGGCGGGAGCGACGACCCCATCCCGTGCTACGCCAGCACCGGGGAGGTGCAGGACGCTGCCGAGCGCATCGAATACGTCCAGGACCGCGTCGACGAGGGGTTCCAGGCGGTGAAGCTCCGGGTCACCCGGACCGAGGACATCGAGCTGGTCCGGGCGGTCCGCGACGCGTTCCCGGACCTGCCCCTGATGGTCGACGCCAACAAGGGCTGGGCGGTCCGGGTCATGGAGGAGGAGGTGCGGTGGTCGTACAAGGACGCCCTGCGATTCGCCCGCGAGCTGGAGGACGTGGGCGGCATCGAGTGGCTGGAGGAACCCCTGCCACGCCACGAGTACGAGAACTACGCCCGGTTGCGGGCCGCGACCGACGTGCCCATCGCGGGCGGCGAGTTCAACAACGGCCCCCACCACTTCCACGAGTTCCTGTCCCGGGACGCCCTCGACGTGGTCCAGCCCGACGCCGCGCTGGCGACCGGGATTCGCGGCGGGGTCGGCGTCGCCTCGCGGGCCGCGGACCACGGCGTCGAGTTCGTGCCCCACACGTGGACCAACGGTATCGGTTTCGCGGCGAACCTGCACGTGATGGCCGTCGCCGGGTCGCCGTGGTGCGAGTTCCCGATGGAGCCGCCGTGGACTCCCGAGGTACGGGACTTCCTGCTGACGGAGACCCTCGACCACGAGGACGGCTACGTGACGCCCCCCGACGGACCGGGGCTCGGCGTCTCGCTCGACCGGGAGGTGCTTCCGGAATGAGCCTCCCCGAGGACGTGCTGGAGAAGCACCGGACCGTCGCCGCGGAGGCGATTCCCGAGGACGAGTACGGCCACCTCGTCGGCGGCGAGTGGGTCGCGAGCGAGTCGGGCGAGACGGCTGCGACGACCGACGCGACCACGGGCGAGGAACTCGCGCGGTTCCAGCAGGGCTCGAAAGAGGACGTGAACCGCGCCGTGGCGGCGGCACAGGACGCCTTCGAGGGCTCGTGGGGCGAGAAGACGCCCCAG
This window of the Haloarchaeobius amylolyticus genome carries:
- a CDS encoding glycerophosphodiester phosphodiesterase, which translates into the protein MRLIAHRGFADEAPENTVPAVEHAVAAGADVVEVDVRRCASGEVVVHHDETVDRVTDGSGPVGAHTFDGLQALDVLDSGAGVPSLAQVLDAIPPEVAVNVELKETGVAADVAALLADHEGEAMVSSFDQQALREMREADAAVPTAFLTDRFRDRPVATARDLGCSYVHPHYRLCLLSRLVERAHDAGIEVNVWTIRHAAIARLLALRGVDGVTSDRSGILD
- a CDS encoding mandelate racemase/muconate lactonizing enzyme family protein gives rise to the protein MQITGVTQHHLSHPLDGSFEPTWIPGYPQSSHEVELFEVETDEGITGITASPSFAGGLTYETPLSLFLTGEDPHDVDAIRRKLQSIDLIGPRPWHIELALWDIVGKAADKPVYEILGGSDDPIPCYASTGEVQDAAERIEYVQDRVDEGFQAVKLRVTRTEDIELVRAVRDAFPDLPLMVDANKGWAVRVMEEEVRWSYKDALRFARELEDVGGIEWLEEPLPRHEYENYARLRAATDVPIAGGEFNNGPHHFHEFLSRDALDVVQPDAALATGIRGGVGVASRAADHGVEFVPHTWTNGIGFAANLHVMAVAGSPWCEFPMEPPWTPEVRDFLLTETLDHEDGYVTPPDGPGLGVSLDREVLPE
- a CDS encoding sensor histidine kinase, whose amino-acid sequence is METVRVCLADGSGKDWPRHVSAGLADHGHYDVVVTTTLSETLSALDEQVHCLVVGTTLDGDDGVDLLDAVADTSDTTSAGTVCLFLADDDAVAREALVRDVSEVLAARTVTDDPDVLVKRVVRHTTPAEARPAGPGDTHRAAKPTAAGEPTLDPVGTAATALVDARTAMAALEGTTGALVESDLCDGAWAVLADESASAAAGTVTAPPENTTERLAAASAEAGSSARGTGTESSSGEVLVALTHDGDLYGLLGLCGVRTAVDRLDALGRVVGHALARIHRETDLRRSARHLRAVVDSMPQLVTIKDAAGLHVFVNEAVEAADGPGREEILGNHLTDIVDSEAAETAWANDQAVMASGEPVTDEVTVAVDGVPRLYEVTHAPLFDETGAVEGVINVAMDVTDDRRHVEHLSALYHGTERLLLEETPGDVAELAVELFADVLDYRLTCVYTFDPERDELAPQAWSEELAAVAGDPGAIPRDGGAAWESFVSDEARTEVTEITADGDRVPWGDFVLPLGRHGVVVVGTTDETLAPGDEALAKVLAGSIEAVLNRLDRLQALRDRETELARQNERLDEFASVVSHDLRNPLSVARTYLSLAESDDGDADFTPEIREALDRMDDLVTDVLALARQGRVLGETEPVDLAATATVSWRVVDTGDATLELADDLGTVDADAVRLHQLFENLFRNSVEHGSHPENDQPTLLTVRIGRLDAPDSGFFVEDDGIGIPPDRREAVFQRGVTGSADGTGFGLAIVAAVAEAHGWEVLLLESEQGGARFEFRT